The Vicia villosa cultivar HV-30 ecotype Madison, WI linkage group LG1, Vvil1.0, whole genome shotgun sequence genome includes a region encoding these proteins:
- the LOC131601047 gene encoding uncharacterized protein LOC131601047, protein MTTPNKNHNKSLLHRLRTAVQKVKLLISSTILNQTWNAAKLLRGTSSLSKRQLSFNDRPGLMICSSDETDSEESLSPSPPRCLQRTMSIPSDDDIDKRSEIFIANFRRQLLLERQISLQLRYRSQGTTT, encoded by the coding sequence ATGACCACACCCAACAAAAACCACAACAAATCTCTACTACACCGCCTAAGAACCGCGGTGCAAAAAGTAAAGCTTCTCATAAGCTCAACAATTCTCAACCAAACATGGAACGCTGCAAAACTGCTACGAGGCACTTCATCTTTGTCCAAACGCCAGCTCAGTTTCAACGACCGTCCTGGATTGATGATCTGTTCCTCCGATGAAACCGATTCAGAAGAGTCTCTTTCTCCGTCGCCGCCGCGGTGTCTTCAGAGAACCATGAGTATTCCTTCCGATGATGACATTGATAAGAGATCGGAGATTTTCATAGCGAATTTCCGACGACAGCTTCTGTTGGAAAGACAAATTTCGTTGCAGCTACGTTATCGGTCACAGGGAACAACAACATAG